A genomic window from Fusarium falciforme chromosome 2, complete sequence includes:
- a CDS encoding G-patch domain-containing protein codes for MSYKRSRATYEADLHAPFATFGTPLPDDPEARDDGSFVPIWKQEVRDERGRKRLHGAFTGGWSAGYFNTVGSKEGWTPSTFVSSRSNRRKDDTAPAQQRPEDYMDEEDLADAAEAQKLQTSQAFAGLGSSGQEAGSGGLMGLLRADGDTMGLKLLRKMGWRDGQGIGPKIRRSARLDLGGSSEAGETHLFAPDNTKMIQFIRKTDRKGLGHEGEAKLTGLSKITAAADDDDDDEEPQSGGLRSTSLLSTGRQKPKPGRGGIGVGILNDNGSDEEDPYEIGPKIRYNRVIGGDKKKKKAKKVAAPVNPALKNAPVFVSRTARAGNGLRRCHDGRLPLDGFVLAKITEDLAGLLLEYTPPPVPEGWVSSKAPTNQATSTTYTSTADAAKASTHDAKSRAALLGEKALPGKSVFDFISSSARDKLAAASGRKDLPPGLGEVPEGFAMTEEERQQALWDEAPKLDRETAVAAISRGSAGPYADDEAKKARYRTYLEHFATGNQPLPYKPKGMADEDFARELAEFYNCARIFKPMTGFMASRFTTAKKPSVTSTDGSTGAELLSKPEPKAADPAEEAAKVGMYGKLTRTVEDFYPTRLLCKRFNVKAPANSRPDKEAETSNSRGPGPMEDTGGMAAPVGEAKYIESAPSTTGTTPTPKPEPVINPDKNEALEGKTAHDKEAGIGPSVSLEFEKKTPSIASSTTPSTRTSSIHHREPTPEELKTPEQPESHILLSREQSPPPQYPASEASSSRPPPFSSLFTSPPDHAHQRPSKFTTFVVTSHCEGEASGSAAPAYESFTAPREAQPFDPDQTASAFRDPVAETKRALPQDTKGDSSRKDDDAEPPPAYSEGDSPLLTFSYLMAAAGGASSIITQVQQGGPPVNTIGDVGADETIAMDLRGTRFYLSRDELLTLPEFVLLSLFPNGLFPEGHMGGFSDGDAVQVDYDPASLQYMLDFFRDVAQSIPTDPSPSVSQDEDAPSLGASRDDSKRAGIIVLREDLDFYAIPPRPDIGQLDMIAVKRAAAEALQKQDGIFSGLKRSDEPGTTEAHLIEMLTAGGFNHDDRWGHRAGEPNKAVICSLALARLRSDIRGNEMGNNAVGMAQKLLLFWRKPARRCWWEGVELENVEGVEGKLKVWIRRVWTLEMSVIGLR; via the exons ATGTCCTATAAACGCTCTCGCGCGACCTACGAGGCTGACCTTCACGCACCCTTTGCGACTTTTGGAACGCCGCTGCCTGACGACCCTGAAGCCCGAGATGATGGCTCCTTTGTGCCAATTTGGAAGCAGGAGGTGAGGGATGAGAGGGGTAGGAAACGCCTTCACGGCGCATTTACTGGAGGATGGAGCGCAGG ATACTTCAACACGGTCGGATCTAAGGAGGGTTGGACCCCTTCAACCTTTGTTTCCAGTCGCAGTAACCGCCGCAAAGATGATACCGCTCCAGCGCAACAGCGACCCGAAGATTacatggacgaggaggatcttgctgatgctgccgAAGCTCAGAAGCTCCAGACCTCACAGGCCTTTGCTGGTCTTGGATCTTCAGGACAAGAAGCAGGAAGTGGAGGCTTGATGGGACTACTCAGAGCTGATGGCGACACCATGGGCTTGAAGCTGCTTCGGAAGATGGGCTGGAGGGATGGCCAAGGCATTGGCCCTAAGATTCGAAGAAGCGCCCGGCTCGACCTTGGCGGAAGCTCCGAAGCTGGCGAAACACATTTATTCGCGCCCGACAACACAAAAATGATTCAGTTTATACGCAAAACTGACCGAAAGGGCTTGGGCCATGAGGGTGAAGCCAAATTGACGGGCCTCAGCAAAATTACAGCTGCTgcagacgatgacgacgacgacgaggaaccCCAAAGTGGCGGTTTACGAAGTACATCTTTACTTTCTACGGGTAGACAAAAACCTAAGCCTGGACGCGGCGGTATCGGGGTGGGCATTCTAAACGATAATGGctctgatgaggaggatccTTATGAAATTGGACCCAAGATTCGGTACAACCGCGTCATTGGAggcgacaagaagaaaaaaaaggccaaAAAGGTGGCAGCTCCTGTCAATCCAGCCTTGAAGAATGCGCCGGTATTTGTCTCCAGGACTGCCCGAGCCGGCAATGGCCTTCGTCGGTGTCACGATGGGCGTTTACCTCTGGATGGCTTTGTTCTCGCCAAGATTACCGAGGATCTGGCTGGCCTCTTGTTGGAATATACACCGCCTCCTGTTCCAGAGGGATGGGTGTCTTCCAAAGCGCCGACAAACCAGGCAACCTCTACAACATACACGTCAACGGCGGACGCAGCCAAAGCATCTACACACGATGCCAAGTCAAGAGCAGCGCTTCTCGGGGAGAAGGCTCTTCCTGGAAAATCAGTGTTTGACTTCATCTCTAGTTCGGCGCGCGACAAACTGGCTGCTGCGTCAGGAAGAAAAGATCTCCCTCCCGGGCTTGGCGAGGTGCCAGAAGGTTTCGCTATGACGGAGGAGGAAAGGCAACAGGCGCTGTGGGACGAAGCACCCAAGCTGGATCGTGAAACAGCCGTTGCAGCAATATCAAGAGGCTCAGCTGGGCCATACGCAGACGACGAGGCGAAAAAGGCCCGTTATCGAACATATTTGGAACACTTTGCAACCGGGAACCAGCCGTTGCCGTACAAGCCCAAAGGAATGGCGGACGAAGATTTCGCGCGGGAACTAGCCGAGTTTTATAACTGCGCTAGGATTTTCAAGCCCATGACGGGGTTCATGGCATCTCGCTTCACAACAGCGAAGAAACCATCGGTCACTTCAACAGACGGGTCAACAGGGGCTGAGCTCCTGTCAAAGCCCGAGCCAAAAGCGGCTGACCCGGCAGAGGAGGCGGCCAAGGTTGGCATGTATGGTAAGCTGACTCGAACAGTCGAGGACTTTTACCCAACGAGACTGCTGTGTAAGCGGTTCAACGTCAAGGCACCGGCGAACTCTCGACCAGACAAGGAAGCGGAGACAAGTAACTCAAGAGGCCCAGGGCCGATGGAAGATACGGGAGGCATGGCGGCCCCTGTTGGAGAGGCCAAATACATCGAGAGCGCTCCATCAACGACAGGAACAACGCCAACTCCCAAACCGGAGCCGGTTATCAATCCAGACAAGAATGAGGCTTTGGAGGGAAAGACGGCTCATGATAAG GAAGCTGGTATCGGACCATCTGTGTCCTTGGAGtttgagaagaagacgccgTCGATCGCCTCATCGACGACGCCCAGCACGCGCACATCGTCAATCCATCATCGCGAGCCGACACCCGAAGAGCTCAAGACCCCCGAACAACCCGAGTCGCACATTCTATTGAGTCGCGAGCAGTCTCCGCCGCCGCAGTATCCCGCCTCCgaggcttcttcctcgcgcCCTCCCCCCTTCTCGTCGCTCTTTACCTCACCACCGGACCACGCCCACCAGCGTCCCAGCAAGTTCACCACCTTCGTTGTCACTTCTCACTGCGAAGGAGAAGCTTCAGGTTCTGCCGCGCCAGCATACGAGTCTTTTACCGCCCCGCGAGAAGCGCAGCCTTTTGACCCGGACCAGACCGCCAGTGCCTTTCGCGATCCAGTCGCAGAGACCAAGCGCGCACTTCCCCAGGATACCAAGGGGGATTCCAGTCGCAAAGACGACGACGCAGAACCGCCGCCGGCTTATTCGGAGGGAGACAGTCCCCTCCTCACATTCTCGTACCTGATGGCTGCCGCAGGAGGAGCTTCGAGTATTATTACTCAGGTGCAGCAGGGCGGGCCGCCTGTGAACACCATTGGAGATGTCGGTGCCGATGAGACGATTGCTATGGACCTCAG GGGCACCAGGTTCTACCTCTCTAGAGATGAGTTGCTCACTTTGCCCGAGTTTGTATTGCTATCCTTGTTCCCCAATGGACTCTTCCCTGAAGGACACATGGGTGGTTTCTCGGATGGTGATGCCGTGCAAGTAGAC TACGACCCTGCTTCTCTGCAGTATATGCTTGACTTCTTCCGGGATGTGGCACAATCGATCCCCACAGACCCGTCACCAAGCGTGTCGCAGGATGAAGATGCACCTTCTCTGGGGGCCTCGCGTGACGACTCTAAGCGAGCCGGCATCATTGTGCTCCGCGAGGACCTGGACTTTTACGCCATCCCTCCGCGACCAGACATTGGCCAGCTGGACATGATTGCGGTGAAGCGGGCCGCTGCAGAGGCTTTGCAGAAGCAGGATGGCATCTTTTCCGGGTTGAAGCGAAGTGACGAGCCTGGTACCACCGAGGCCCATCTTATTGAGATGTTGACGGCAGG CGGCTTCAACCACGACGACCGATGGGGTCACCGCGCAGGCGAGCCCAACAAGGCCGTCATCTGCAGTCTGGCGCTCGCCCGACTGCGCAGCGACATTCGCGGCAACGAGATGGGCAACAACGCCGTAGGCATGGCGCAaaagctcctcctcttctggcGCAAGCCTGCACGACGATGCTGGTGGGAAGGCGTCGAGCTCGAAAACGTCGAAGGTGTCGAgggcaagctcaaggtctGGATCCGAAGAGTATGGACCCTCGAGATGAGCGTTATTGGCCTACGTTAG
- a CDS encoding Protein transport protein SEC13, producing the protein MAAQVISNSGHEDMIHDAVLDYYGRKLATCSSDKTIKIFEIEGETQRLLETLKGHEGAVWCVAWAHPKYGNILASAGYDGKVFIWKEQGGQNSSWQRIYDFPLHKASVNIVSWSPHEAGCLLACASSDGNVSVLEFKDNSIDHTTFAAHGLGVNSVSWAPATTPGSIVSSAPGPAATGNRRFVTGGCDNVLKIWAFDPASQSYKQETEPLVGHNDWVRDVAWSPTVLQKSYIASASQDKTVRIWTADPSNPTQWDSKVLNFEAAVWRVSWSLSGNVLAVSGQDNKVSLWKENLRGEWECVKSIEE; encoded by the exons ATG GCGGCGCAAGTAATCTCCAACTCTGGTCATGAGGACATGATT CATGATGCTGTCCTCGACTATTACGGCCGCAAGCTAGCAACCTGCTCGAGCgacaagaccatcaagaTCTTTGAAATCGAGGGCGAGACCCAGCGCCTACTGGAAACCCTCAAGGG ACACGAGGGTGCCGTCTGGTGCGTCGCTTGGGCGCATCCCAAGTACGGCAACATCCTGGCGTCGGCTGGCTACGACGGCAAGGTGTTTATCTGGAAGGAGCAGGGCGGACAGAATAGCTCGTGGCAGCGCATCTACGACTTCCCCCTACACAAGGCCTCGGTCAACATCGTGTCGTGGTCCCCCCACGAGGCGGGCTGCCTTCTGGCCTGCGCTTCCTCCGACGGCAACGTGAGCGTCCTCGAGTTCAAGGACAACAGCATCGACCACACCACTTTCGCCGCCCACGGCCTCGGCGTCAATTCTGTCTCTTGGGCCCCGGCCACCACCCCCGGTAGCATCGTCAGCAGCGCTCCCGGCCCCGCCGCCACCGGCAACCGACGATTCGTCACAGGCGGCTGCGACAACGTCCTCAAGATCTGGGCCTTTGACCCTGCCTCGCAGTCCTACAAGCAGGAGACCGAGCCGCTGGTCGGACACAACGACTGGGTCCGTGACGTGGCCTGGTCTCCCACGGTGCTGCAAAAGTCGTACATCGCCTCGGCCTCGCAGGACAAGACGGTCCGGATCTGGACCGCGGATCCCTCGAACCCGACGCAGTGGGACTCCAAGGTGCTCAACTTTGAGGCGGCCGTGTGGCGCGTCAGCTGGTCCCTGAGCGGCAACGTGCTGGCCGTCAGCGGTCAGGACAACAAGGTATCGCTGTGGAAGGAGAACCTCCGAGGAGAGTGGGAGTGTGTCAAGTCGATCGAGGAATAG
- a CDS encoding Non-specific serine/threonine protein kinase: MSTRTAALADPSRGPNRSFSTRSARSGRAPAPGFPSSSSAAAAPAPASAGATPTTAAGPGAAHHPQAQAHTRQPSHSHTLSHSQSYSSRSHSRSNSNSNAANSHLPPHGSHHQRTSSSARNYQPQSLSQNDYEASRLVAAVNAHAQRSSSRDRQPPARGPDPSRAHRRSSSRSKSNNHQSPHPEMAPSATTSNGAGSQNAAQTQQHGHADAPPRPSTSKHARSRTVIPTQSGKWMLGKTIGAGSMGKVKLARKEDGSEQVACKIIPRGSTDDGHQSRADKERADQSKEIRTAREAAIGTLLNHPHICAVHDVVRTNHHWYMLFEYVNGGQMLDYIISHGKLKEKQARKFSRQIASALDYLHRNSIVHRDLKIENILISKTGDIKIIDFGLSNLFAPRSHLKTFCGSLYFAAPELLQARAYTGPEVDVWSFGIVLYVLVCGKVPFDDQSMPALHAKIKRGLVDYPAWLSSECKHLLSRMLVTDPKQRATMQEVLNHPWMIKGFNGPPENYLPVREPLTTPLEPEVVLAMQGFNFGTPESINAQLTKIIEGEEYQRAIKLYQREKDTPPPTKDAEKRRPFGFDFYKRRNSGNSRDTLTGPSSEALQIGTDPMNAFSPLVSIYYLVKEKQDRDHADMAHPPAAHSREREKEKEKEKEREREREREREREKERERERERERERELRERERAKEPEPVPEIAPPQEAHTNAAAYEMPGEKPTGGRTRPRARTHGEDDMPEVPKPPPPPEPKVEQFHKKEGTAAGLLRRFSTRKRKEPERLDKDRSHPPVVQVHSPAEPSPLAPRKSFSIRRGRRERDEAADARFRSGSSQPQTSELLSPPMSAGGTKESRRGGGLGRSTSVNSADLRRRKDAPATSGSDQSVLNEDSLSTHRSHGHSRSVSMRAKSIGHARRESIQQRRMRREAAQEANVPEETDQELEQSGVSTDRLDDTELAKPVYLKGLFSVSTTSGKSVPAIRTDIKRVLRQLNVDYTEIKGGFSCSHSPSIDLNRVQDPPMSPGMTPGHKRRFSFGGLMRGDDRERERDEFRESERPPTTPRTPGRPDRSFSNSETSFDSIPGRSGGQSRRVPGETSTQVQSDLGGSMVLEFEIFIVKVPLLSLHGIQFKQVTGNTWQYKSMADHILRELRL; this comes from the exons atGAGCACACGAACGGCTGCTCTCGCTGATCCCTCTCGAGGCCCGAACCGGAGCTTTTCAACCCGTTCTGCCCGGTCTGGTcgtgctccagctccaggttttccctcgtcctcttcagcaGCTGCTGCCCCAGCGCCAGCCTCAGCAGGTGCCACGCCCACTACCGCCGCTGGCCCTGGCGCCGCCCACcacccccaagcccaagctcaCACCCGCCAACCCTCACACTCACACACGCTCTCGCACTCACAGTCCTACTCCTCCCGCTCCCACTCACgctccaactccaactccaacGCCGCCAACTCGCATCTCCCCCCTCACGgcagccatcaccaacgcACCTCTTCTTCCGCCCGCAACTATCAGCCACAGTCCCTTTCGCAAAATGACTACGAGGCCTCGCGCCTAGTCGCCGCCGTCAACGCCCACGCTCAACGAAGCTCCAGCAGAGACCGACAACCCCCGGCCAGGGGCCCCGATCCCTCGCGGGCCCATCGACGGAGCTCGTCTCGATCAAAGAGCAACAACCACCAGAGTCCTCATCCCGAAATGGCTCCCTCGGCCACCACGAGCAATGGCGCCGGCTCCCAGAATGCAGCCCAAACCCAGCAGCATGGCCACGCTGATGCGCCGCCCCGTCCCTCAACTTCCAAGCACGCGAGATCGCGTACCGTCATCCCGACCCAGTCTGGAAAATGGATGCTAGGCAAGACCATTGGAGCTGGCAGCAtgggcaaggtcaagctcgCCCGAAAGGAAGATGGCAGCGAACAG GTCGCCTGCAAAATCATCCCCCGTGGCTCGACCGATGATGGCCACCAGTCTCGCGCCGACAAGGAGCGCGCCGATCAGTCCAAGGAGATCCGAACTGCCCGTGAGGCGGCCATCGGTACTCTCCTAAACCATCCCCACATCTGTGCCGTCCACGATGTCGTTCGTACCAATCATCACTGGTACATGCTGTTCGAATATGTCAACGGAGGCCAGATGCTCGATTACATCATCTCTCacggcaagctcaaggagaagcaagCCCGAAAGTTTAGCCGACAGATCGCGAGCGCTCTCGACTATCTGCACAGGAACAGCATCGTTCATCGAGACCTCAAAATTGAAAACATTCTCATCAGCAAGACGGGCGATATCAAGATCATCGATTTCGGTCTGAGCAACCTCTTTGCGCCTCGCAGTCACCTCAAGACATTCTGTGGCTCCCTTTACTTTGCCGCCCCTGAACTACTGCAGGCCAGGGCGTATACTGGTCCGGAAGTGGACGTGTGGAGCTTCGGTATCGTACTATACGTCCTGGTTTGTGGCAAAGTTCCCTTTGACGACCAGAGCATGCCTGCGCTAcacgccaagatcaagagaGGTCTTGTTGATTACCCGGCGTGGTTGTCAAGTG AATGCAAGCATCTTCTATCCCGCATGCTTGTCACGGATCCCAAGCAGCGAGCGACTATGCAGGAGGTGCTGAACCATCCTTGGATGATCAAGGGTTTCAACGGTCCACCGGAGAACTACCTCCCTGTCCGTGAGCCTCTGACGACACCCTTAGAGCCAGAGGTTGTTCTGGCCATGCAGGGCTTCAACTTTGGCACCCCTGAGAGCATCAACGCACAGCTCACCAAGATTATCGAGGGAGAAGAATACCAACGTGCGATCAAACTCTATCAACGAGAAAAGGACACACCCCCGCCAACCAAGGATGCCGAGAAGAGAAGGCCATTTGGATTTGATTTCTACAAGCGGAGGAACTCTGGCAATAGCCGTGATACTCTGACGGGCCCCAGCTCTGAGGCGCTCCAGATTGGCACCGACCCTATGAATGCCTTCAGCCCTCTCGTGTCTATCTATTATCTGGTAAAGGAGAAGCAGGATCGGGATCATGCCGACATGGCTCATCCGCCAGCAGCGCACTCCCGTGagcgggagaaggagaaagaaaaggagaaggagagagagcGCGAGAGAGAGCGTGAACGGGAACGGGAGAAGGAACGCGAGCGTGAGAGAGAAAGGGAGAGGGAGCGCGAACTGCGCGAACGAGAGAGAGCGAAGGAACCAGAGCCAGTGCCGGAGATCGCACCACCCCAGGAGGCCCATACTAATGCTGCGGCCTACGAGATGCCTGGCGAGAAGCCCACCGGTGGCCGCACAAGACCCCGCGCTCGCACACATGGTGAGGACGACATGCCTGAAGTGCCAAAGCCTCCTCCGCCCCCGGAGCCCAAGGTTGAGCAATTCcacaagaaggagggcacTGCGGCTGGTCTCCTGCGTCGGTTTAGCACGCGGAAGCGTAAGGAGCCTGAGCGACTGGACAAGGACCGGTCCCATCCTCCTGTTGTGCAGGTTCACTCGCCAGCTGAACCCTCACCCCTCGCTCCCCGAAAGAGCTTCAGTATCCGTCGTGGACGACGCGAGCGGGACGAGGCAGCGGATGCGCGATTCCGCTCTGGCAGCAGCCAACCCCAGACCAGCGAGCTTCTCAGTCCGCCCATGTCTGCTGGCGGTACCAAGGAGTCTCGACGTGGTGGTGGCCTTGGTCGATCAACGAGTGTCAACTCGGCCGATCTCAGACGGAGGAAGGATGCCCCAGCCACCAGTGGCTCCGATCAGTCTGTTCTAAACGAGGATTCACTGAGCACACACCGCAGTCACGGACACAGTCGATCAGTTAGCATGCGGGCCAAGTCGATCGGTCACGCCCGGAGGGAGAGCATCCAACAGCGCCGCATGAGGAGAGAAGCAGCCCAAGAAGCCAACGTGCCTGAAGAGACGGATCAAGAACTCGAGCAGAGCGGTGTCTCCACCGATCGACTGGATGACACCGAGTTGGCGAAGCCAGTATACCTCAAGGGGCTATTCAGTGTATCAACAACATCGGGCAAATCAGTGCCCGCCATCAGAACCGATATCAAGCGAGTTTTGCGGCAACTCAATGTGGACTACACAGAGATCAAGGGAGGGTTCAGCTGCAGTCATTCGCCAAGTATTGACCTCAACAGGGTACAAGACCCTCCTATGAGCCCTGGAATGACGCCAGGACACAAGAGGCGATTCAGCTTCGGAGGTCTCATGAGGGGAGACGATCGTGAGCGTGAGCGAGATGAGTTCCGCGAATCGGAGCGACCTCCCACAACGCCCCGAACACCTGGCCGCCCAGACCGCAGCTTCTCCAACTCTGAGACATCGTTTGACAGCATTCCTGGAAGAAGCGGCGGCCAGTCGAGACGAGTGCCTGGAGAGACGAGCACTCAAGTGCAGAGTGATCTTGGGGGAAGCATGGTGTTGGAGTTTGAGATCTTTATCGTCAAGGTGCCACTGCTATCACTACACGGCATTCAGTTCAAGCAAGTGACGGGCAACACGTGGCAGTACAAGAGCATGGCTGATCATATTCTCCGGGAACTGAGGCTTTGA
- a CDS encoding NACHT domain-containing protein, with amino-acid sequence MSRAPGARSEIGEVGSYRGTTAKQGRVFLGKTVLMSTVANRLLAEKQDFGSETFVGYFYFSHGLQEPHNSLLRALLEQFMDQNAVLLSELIYKHIHAYADGIRETEMLPKLFKRAIETRRTTFLVLDGLDEYTHKELDQARFDSYPSISLEISAHTEDVRRYCGKCCIEIQEKFDLLPDKREEIAERVAQLSNGNFLYARVLLRRILSYPATNNPGAALWPSRLDSGTMTGVSLSAREPGMINIGLEHAKLSRFCSEYLTSQRFRADAFAEKVMTWEDIEFYEPLDYTVQHWYHHAKATIEAYRIHTEYGEAIKSLGIFLWAHMREASYWNGKPPKSIQDVLELFEHIHEGAHERNLQLRLESRVSFIRRQIENLYWNKAHSWEGVSTGLDGSEQKLILKCPKPWCSFFTGSFATIKDRDVHLERHQRPFYCAVQKCFAHKLGFESLQGLYCHHWRSHQPEFRLKSPQPSQDLPQALKEALSSGNPVVVEEALSLGEFTKSTLTTTLCMAASRGFLAVCKLLISKGADINGPGDESMESPLEAAASRGDADMVKLFLDRDVYPENSPEISLKFPAKLWT; translated from the exons ATGAGTAGAGCTCCAGGTGCTCGTTCAGAGATTGGAGAAGTGGGATCATACAGAGGAACCACTGCTAAGCAGGGACGAGTTTTCTTGG GCAAGACAGTGTTGATGTCAACAGTGGCCAACAGGCTCCTGGCCGAGAAGCAGGATTTCGGTAGTGAAACTTTCGTCGGCTACTTTTATTTCAGCCATGGCTTGCAAGAACCGCACAACAGCCTTCTGCGTGCTCTCTTAGAGCAATTCATGGACCAGAATGCGGTCTTGTTGAGCGAACTAATCTACAAGCATATTCATGCTTACGCTGATGGAATAAGGGAGACAGAAATGCTACCGAAACTTTTCAAACGAGCCATTGAGACGCGCCGCACCACCTTTTTGGTCCTGGATGGCCTGGACGAATACACCCACAAGGAACTAGACCAGGCG CGTTTCGACTCGTACCCGTCGATATCGTTGGAGATATCTGCCCACACCGAGGATGTGCGGCGGTACTGTGGCAAGTGTTGCATAGAGATACAGGAAAAGTTCGACCTGTTGCCAGACAAGCGGGAAGAGATTGCTGAAAGGGTGGCACAATTATCAAACGGCAACTTCCTCTACGCTCGAGTCCTCCTTCGCCGTATACTCAGCTATCCAGCAACTAACAACCCGGGGGCTGCGTTGTGGCCGAGTAGGTTGGATTCCGGGACGATGACTGGTGT GTCCTTGTCGGCGCGAGAACCAGGCATGATCAACATTGGCCTTGAGCATGCCAAACTATCCCGTTTCTGTTCTGAATACCTGACATCGCAACGATTCAGAGCTGATGCCTTTGCTGAGAAAGTCATGACCTGGGAAGACATTGAATTTTATGAGCCCCTGGATTACACAGTCCAACACTGGTATCACCACGCCAAGGCCACTATCGAGGCTTACAGAATTCATACCGAGTATGGCGAGGCTATCAAGTCGCTTGGAATCTTCCTCTGGGCGCACATGAGGGAAGCGTCGTACTGGAACGGAAAGCCCCCAAAAAGTATCCAAGATGTGCTAGAGTTGTTCGAACACATACACGAGGGCGCGCATGAGCGTAACTTGCAGTTGCGACTTGAGAGCCGAGTTAGTTTCATTCGGAGACAAATTGAGAACCTATACTGGAACAAGGCACACTCTTGGGAAGGAGTATCTACTGGTCTGGACGGATCTGAACAGAAACTCATTCTCAAGTGCCCAAAACCATGGTGCTCCTTCTTCACTGGGAGTTTTGCAACCATCAAGGATCGAGATGTTCATCTGGAGCGTCACCAGAGACCCTTTTATTGCGCTGTTCAAAAATGTTTTGCGCATAAGCTTGGCTTTGAATCTCTACAAGGCCTGTACTGTCACCACTGGAGGTCGCACCAGCCTGAATTCCGACTAAAGAGCCCTCAGCCTTCACAAGATCTGCCACAGGCCCTGAAAGAAGCACTCAGTTCGGGAAACCCTGTCGTTGTGGAGGAGGCACTAAGTTTAGGCGAGTTCACAAAAAGCACACTTACAACCACATTATGTATGGCGGCTAGTCGGGGCTTCCTGGCTGTCTGCAAGCTGCTCATTTCCAAGGGGGCAGATATCAATGGACCTGGGGACGAGTCCATGGAAAGTCCACTGGAGGCGGCTGCTTCGCGAGGAGACGCAGACATGGTGAAACTGTTCCTGGATCGGGACGTCTATCCTGAAAATTCCCCTGAAATTTCCCTGAAATTTCCAGCGAAGCTTTGGACATAA
- a CDS encoding Cell differentiation protein rcd1 yields the protein MMPAAHVYGHHQFNPQGAESSWMHQQPGAHHPHAQQQQQQVAAAAAAAVQQQQHFSRLAGAGQLPGHGQDGGHDNISEDNRRTMGFIADLLNENTREAALLELSKKREQVPELALILWHSFGVMTSLLQEIISVYTLLNPSQLTAAASNRVCNALALLQCVASHNDTRTLFLNAHIPLFLYPFLNTTSKSRPFEYLRLTSLGVIGALVKNDSSEVINFLLTTEIIPLCLRIMETGSELSKTVAIFIVQKILLDDNGLNYICATYERFYAVGTVLSNMVAQLVESQTARLLKHVVRCFLRLSDNARAREALRQCLPEPLRDATFSSVLRDDAATKRCLAQLLINLSDNVVDPGPGGVNNM from the exons ATGATGCCCGCGGCGCACGTCTACGGACACCACCAGTTCAATCCCCAGGGCGCCGAGTCGTCCTGGATGCACCAGCAACCCGGCGCGCATCATCCTCatgcccagcagcagcagcagcaggttgccgctgccgccgctgccgctgttcagcaacagcagcactTTAGCCGTCTGGCTGGCGCGGGTCAGCTGCCCGGCCACGGTCAGGATGGGGGTCACGACAATATCTCAGAGGATAACCGCCGCACCATGGGGTTTATTGCCGACTTGCTCAACGAGAACACCCGCGAAGCTGCCCTGCTGGAGTTGAGCAAGAAGCGTGAGCAGGTTCCTGAGCTCGCCCTCATTCTGTGGCACTCCTTCG GTGTTATGACCTCGCTTCTGCAGGAAATCATCTCAGTATACACCCTCCTCAACCCCTCCCAGCTCACCGCAGCTGCGTCGAACCGCGTATGCAACGCGCTCGCCCTTCTCCAGTGCGTTGCATCGCACAACGATACCAGGACTCTGTTCCTGAATG CTCACattcctctcttcctctaccCCTTCCTCAACACAACCTCCAAATCACGCCCCTTCGAATACCTTCGATTGACCAGTCTCGGCGTGATTGGTGCGCTGGTCAAGAATGACTCTTCCGAGGTGATTAACTTTCTCCTCACAACAGAGATCATTCCTCTGTGCCTGCGCATCATGGAGACAGGCTCGGAGCTTAGCAAGACCgtggccatcttcatcgtccaGAAGATCCTTCTCGACGACAACGGTCTCAACTACATTTGCGCGACGTATGAACGATTCTACGCGGTCGGCACTGTGTTGAGCAATATGGTTGCTCAGCTCGTCGAGTCACAGACGGCGCGACTGCTGAAGCACGTTGTTAGATGCTTCCTGCG ACTCAGCGATAATGCCCGAGCACGTGAAGCTCTTCGCCAGTGTCTCCCCGAGCCCCTTCGGGATGCGACCTTCTCGTCGGTTCTCCGTGACGATGCTGCAACCAAGAGATGCCTCGCTCAgctcctcatcaacctctcGGACAACGTGGTTGACCCTGGCCCGGGTGGCGTTAACAACATGTGA